The Coprobacillus cateniformis DNA window ATCATCATTCTTCCAACCATCATATTCTTTCGTCCAATCATAACAAGACTTGAAGCAGAATATCCAAATATAACACTCATAAATGCAGCAACATTTAAGCCATTTCTATAAATTGTTAAACTATCATTAAAAAGCCCATAAACCATTGCGCCAATACCACCTATAAAACCAACGATATAGAGTATTGTCAAGAGACCATAAAATATCTTACCTGTTGTATTAAAGCAGAATTTTAGGGATTTATCTAACTTCTTACAACGAAAAATAGTTACAACAATATTAACAATTGTATAGGTGAACCATAGAATAATGATGAGTAATAGAAATGAAAAAATACTTAACAAAATTTCAGCCATAATCCTTAACTTCCTTTCATATGTTATTATTATACATATATTTTTTCATTTCGTATAGAAAAAAATGAAAATATGTGAAATCTTCGACAATTTGGTATATAATACACATCAAGGAAGTGAAAATATGAATAATTTTATGACAAGAGAGACAAGAAATATAGAAATCTGTGAAGTTGATTATATGGGACAATATCAACTTTATCATTTATTCAATAGATTTTCTGAAATAGCAACACGAAGTGCAAAAGAGATTGGTTTATGGAATGAAGAAATGATGAATCAATATGGGTGGGTTGTTGCAAAGCAAACATTACATTTGAATCGTCCCCTCTATTATAAAGATAGAATAGATTTATCAACAACAATAGATAATGGGTCTTTTGTATCTTTTCCAAGATACTATTTCATTACAAAAGATAATCAGGAAGTTGGATACTGTTCATCAATTTGGACATTGATTGATATACATAAAAGAAGAATTGTTTCACCAAAAAGAATTGGACTTCAAGTACCAGAGGTTACACATGAAATTCATTTAGATGAACCAAAAACAATCGACATTGATATACCTATGATATATACAACAACCAGAAAGGTTCTTTATAGTGATGTTGATACAAATCAGCATATGAATAATACAAGATATATTCAATGGGCTTTGGATCTTATTGATTATAATATTCATAAAGAGTACTTTATTAGTGATATGTCTATTCAATATAAAAAAGAGGTGAGACCTTTGGAGGATGTTTTATTATATTTAGCTCATCAACAACAAAGATATATTGTAGAAGGTAAAGATCAAGAAGGAAATGTTTATTTTACAATAGAAATTTATTTCACTAAAAGATAGTTTTCATATTTTGAAAAAAATTACTTGAAAATTATGCTATTATGTATCTGTCCCAAATATCTATAATAGTATTCGTTTTCCCGTAACAGAATACAGATATTGAAATACTACCGAGAGGTAGTTTTTTTGTAATATATATAGTTAAAATTCATATTTTACTCGAATAATAACAAAATGACTATAAGAAATGTTAATGGAGTATATTCAAAGATATGAATTATAATCAAAATATCAGCATATTGATAAAGAATTTGTTATAATGGATATACTTGAAAAGAACGAGGTGATAAAAATAATGAAAGAGTTACATATTCCCCATATTTATAATTCAGAAAAACTCATAGGATATGGTGGTAATCAAGACTGGTTTGAAGATGAATGGGCGCAAAAAGCTGGATGTGCTAGTGTTTTAGCAAGTAATATGTATGCATATTATCAACATCAAGAAACATTTTCAAAAAATCAATTTCTTTCTATTATGAATCGTATGTTTAAGAATATGACTCCTGGACAGATGGGATATCCTTTTTTATATAAATTTGCTAGAACTTTTGTAGATATTTTGGGTGAGGAAGGAATTTATTTACAACCTGTTTATCAAAAGAAATCTAAAGATACAAAACATGCTTTGTCTTTTGTATTAAAGCACATTGATGAGGGTCATCCTATTGGTATGTTGATTCTTTATCATCGAGCCCCTGAATTAAAAGATGATAATTGGCATTGGGTATGTTTAAGTGGATATATAGAAACAAAGGATGGATATGATATTATTTTTTCAGATTGTGGAGAGAGAAGAATCATAAATGCAGATATATTATTTGATACCCATTGTCATAATGTTTATAAGATGGTAAGCATGAAAAAAGATCCTATAAAATAGGATCAATAGAATGCATAATATTTTTCATATCAACTGGTGGATGACAGATGAGTGTCATCTTTTCTTTTGTAATAGGATGAGTAAATATCAATTGAAATGCATGAAGTGCTTGTCTATTCATAAGGTGAGATTTTTCGCCATAAAGACAATCACCTAATAGTGGATGACCAATTGCTGACATATGGACTCTAATCTGATGCTTGCGTCCTGTATCTAGTGTACATTCAACGACAGATAAATCTTGATTTGTAGCAATACACTGATAATAAGTACAAGCTCTTTTACCAGATGAAGATACAATCATACGTTGATTATGATGTCGGTCACGACCAATTGGTTGACATATTGAATGTTGCTTATAACCAGTAAGTTTACCTTTCACAATGGCTAAATATTTTCTCTGAATTTCTTTAATAGACAGTTGATAATCCATTAAAGGCTGTATAAAACTACATTTACAAAATAGTGTTAACCCAGTTGTTTCATAGTCTAATCGATGAATATATCGGACAGGAATATTATATCCACATTGTTGATAATAAGCACTCACTCTATTGGCAAGAGAGTCAGTATGAGAGAGATTATCTGGAAAGACACTTAGAAAAGGTGGTTTATTGACAACCAAGAGAAATTCATCTTCATAGATAATATCTATATCTTCATATTGAGGAGGATATAACTGATCATTTTCTTGAAAGGCTTTGACACTAAAATGATCACCTTTGAGTAATATTGTTGAGGAAGACACAAATCTTTTGTTGACAGTATAATCTTTGTTCTGTTTTAAAAGATGAATTGTTTTTTTAG harbors:
- a CDS encoding acyl-[acyl-carrier-protein] thioesterase; protein product: MNNFMTRETRNIEICEVDYMGQYQLYHLFNRFSEIATRSAKEIGLWNEEMMNQYGWVVAKQTLHLNRPLYYKDRIDLSTTIDNGSFVSFPRYYFITKDNQEVGYCSSIWTLIDIHKRRIVSPKRIGLQVPEVTHEIHLDEPKTIDIDIPMIYTTTRKVLYSDVDTNQHMNNTRYIQWALDLIDYNIHKEYFISDMSIQYKKEVRPLEDVLLYLAHQQQRYIVEGKDQEGNVYFTIEIYFTKR
- a CDS encoding C39 family peptidase, with protein sequence MKELHIPHIYNSEKLIGYGGNQDWFEDEWAQKAGCASVLASNMYAYYQHQETFSKNQFLSIMNRMFKNMTPGQMGYPFLYKFARTFVDILGEEGIYLQPVYQKKSKDTKHALSFVLKHIDEGHPIGMLILYHRAPELKDDNWHWVCLSGYIETKDGYDIIFSDCGERRIINADILFDTHCHNVYKMVSMKKDPIK
- a CDS encoding RluA family pseudouridine synthase, coding for MNYKVHYPYITFIIHSPISIEDFFHTFHLSKKTIHLLKQNKDYTVNKRFVSSSTILLKGDHFSVKAFQENDQLYPPQYEDIDIIYEDEFLLVVNKPPFLSVFPDNLSHTDSLANRVSAYYQQCGYNIPVRYIHRLDYETTGLTLFCKCSFIQPLMDYQLSIKEIQRKYLAIVKGKLTGYKQHSICQPIGRDRHHNQRMIVSSSGKRACTYYQCIATNQDLSVVECTLDTGRKHQIRVHMSAIGHPLLGDCLYGEKSHLMNRQALHAFQLIFTHPITKEKMTLICHPPVDMKNIMHSIDPIL